From the Pseudoxanthobacter soli DSM 19599 genome, one window contains:
- a CDS encoding ABC transporter permease — MLAYIIRRTLAMIPTLAVISFLIFVVIQLPPGDYLSNQIAELRSSGEAASIAKVEFLRKEFSLDRPFLERYLIWVGAWPGPHGFDGLLQGNWGWSFEYDKPVADVVGPTLPLTIILNLATVLFVYVVSFPIGIYSATRQYSWGDYGFTLIGYIGLAVPNFLFGLILLYLANRWFGLSIGGLMDPRYVDAPWSWAKAMSILGHLIVPTIVIGTAGTAGMIRRLRANLLDEIHRQYVVTARAKGLSERKLLVKYPLRMALNPFIADIGHLLPSLVSGSVIVSVVLNLPTVGPVLLDALRSLDQFLAAFILMFVALLTVVGMLISDLLLGVLDPRIRLGGKVRK, encoded by the coding sequence ATGCTGGCCTATATCATCAGACGCACGCTGGCGATGATCCCGACGCTCGCGGTCATCAGCTTCCTGATATTCGTCGTCATCCAGTTGCCGCCCGGGGACTATCTGTCCAACCAGATCGCGGAACTGCGCTCCTCCGGCGAGGCGGCCTCGATCGCGAAGGTCGAGTTCCTGCGCAAGGAGTTCTCCCTCGACCGGCCGTTCCTCGAGCGCTACCTGATCTGGGTCGGCGCTTGGCCGGGGCCGCACGGCTTCGACGGGCTGCTTCAGGGCAACTGGGGTTGGTCGTTCGAGTACGACAAGCCCGTCGCGGACGTGGTCGGCCCCACCCTGCCGCTGACGATCATCCTCAATCTCGCGACGGTGCTGTTCGTCTATGTGGTGTCGTTCCCGATCGGCATCTATTCGGCCACACGGCAATATAGCTGGGGCGATTACGGCTTCACGCTGATCGGCTATATCGGGCTCGCCGTACCGAACTTCCTGTTCGGGCTCATCCTGCTCTATCTCGCCAACCGCTGGTTCGGGCTTTCCATCGGCGGGCTGATGGACCCGCGCTATGTGGATGCGCCATGGAGCTGGGCCAAGGCGATGTCGATCTTGGGTCACCTCATCGTGCCGACGATCGTGATCGGCACTGCGGGAACCGCCGGCATGATCCGCAGGCTGCGCGCCAACCTGCTCGACGAGATTCACCGGCAATATGTCGTCACCGCCCGCGCCAAGGGGCTGAGCGAGCGCAAGCTTCTGGTGAAATATCCGCTGCGGATGGCGCTCAATCCGTTCATCGCCGATATCGGCCACCTGCTGCCGTCGCTCGTCTCGGGCTCGGTCATCGTCTCCGTGGTGCTCAACCTTCCGACCGTCGGTCCGGTGCTGCTCGATGCGCTGCGCTCGCTCGACCAGTTCCTCGCGGCCTTCATCCTGATGTTCGTGGCGCTCCTCACGGTGGTCGGCATGCTGATCTCCGACCTCCTCCTGGGCGTGCTCGATCCCCGCATCCGTCTCGGCGGAAAGGTGCGTAAATGA
- a CDS encoding polysaccharide deacetylase family protein, translating into MTDAPPATPAAFAAGFRALLDDVAAAGRTVSFWWRDDDAVEPTPALERLIGIAERHGVPLALAVIPAGATEALGARVERTRNTYAIQHGWSHTNHQPAGSRAAELGDARPVDAVLAELVAGRARLETLFPQRFLPVLTPPWNRIAPAVAERRGEAVLPGLSAFGALDGAPARVDTHVDPIAWRIDRGYIGDAKALAISGEQITARRDAAAPIGLLTHHLAHDDAVWTFVEAFVSVAASHPAALWPDLPALFAA; encoded by the coding sequence ATGACGGATGCACCGCCTGCCACGCCCGCCGCATTCGCGGCCGGCTTCCGCGCCCTGCTCGACGACGTGGCGGCGGCCGGCCGCACCGTCTCGTTCTGGTGGCGTGACGACGATGCCGTGGAGCCGACGCCGGCCCTGGAGCGGCTGATCGGTATCGCGGAGCGTCACGGCGTGCCGCTGGCGCTGGCGGTCATCCCCGCCGGCGCGACAGAGGCGCTCGGCGCGCGGGTGGAGCGCACGCGGAACACGTACGCGATCCAGCACGGCTGGAGCCACACCAATCACCAGCCGGCCGGCAGCCGCGCGGCCGAACTCGGCGACGCCCGGCCCGTGGACGCGGTGCTCGCGGAACTCGTCGCCGGCCGGGCGCGGCTGGAGACGCTGTTTCCGCAGCGGTTCCTGCCGGTACTGACGCCACCCTGGAACCGCATCGCGCCCGCCGTCGCCGAGCGGCGGGGCGAGGCGGTACTGCCCGGGCTTTCCGCCTTCGGTGCGCTCGACGGCGCGCCAGCCCGGGTCGACACGCATGTCGACCCGATCGCCTGGCGCATCGACCGGGGCTATATCGGCGACGCCAAGGCGCTTGCCATCTCCGGCGAGCAGATCACGGCGCGGCGGGATGCGGCGGCCCCCATCGGCCTTCTCACCCATCACCTCGCCCACGACGATGCCGTGTGGACGTTCGTCGAGGCGTTCGTTTCAGTCGCCGCCTCCCACCCGGCCGCGCTCTGGCCGGACCTGCCCGCGCTGTTTGCAGCCTAG
- a CDS encoding glycosyltransferase family protein produces MRASTPRILIYSHDSFGLGHLRRCRAIAHSLVGSMSDLSVLILSGSPIIGSFDFRTRVDFVRIPGVIKLRNGEYTSLSLHLDIEETLAIRGSIIEHTAKVFRPDIFIVDKEPLGLRGEVRGTLERLSGAGTRLVLGLRDVMDDPGVLAEEWERKGVAQALDDLYDDIWIYGLGDIHDPLQGVGVSEAARAKALFTGYLKRDLPAAAVAAPFRSPFGGEPYILVSPGGGGDGVELVDWVIRTYEAHIRPLFPAIIVLGPFMDPERQAAFAERAAKVRDLHLITFTPQIESIMAQATAIVGMGGYNVFCEILSFDKPTLLVPRVVPRREQAIRASLATEAGLARVLPIDFYPDVHAMADALASLPGQPPPSMAGIPHLLGGLDVINGRVKDILSTRQGPRLVAAAG; encoded by the coding sequence ATGCGGGCCTCGACGCCGAGAATATTGATTTATAGCCACGATTCGTTCGGTCTCGGCCACCTGCGTCGCTGCAGGGCCATTGCCCATTCGCTCGTGGGCAGCATGTCCGATCTGTCGGTGCTGATCCTGTCGGGCTCGCCGATCATCGGCAGCTTCGACTTTCGCACGCGCGTCGATTTCGTACGTATCCCCGGCGTGATCAAGCTGCGCAACGGCGAATATACGTCTTTGAGCCTGCACCTCGACATCGAGGAGACGCTGGCGATCCGGGGCTCCATCATCGAGCACACGGCGAAAGTCTTCCGGCCGGACATTTTCATCGTCGACAAGGAGCCGCTCGGCCTGCGCGGCGAGGTACGCGGCACGCTGGAACGGCTCAGCGGCGCCGGCACCCGGCTCGTGCTCGGCCTGCGCGACGTGATGGATGATCCCGGCGTGCTCGCCGAGGAGTGGGAGCGCAAGGGCGTCGCCCAGGCGCTGGACGATCTCTACGACGACATCTGGATCTACGGTCTCGGCGACATCCACGACCCCCTGCAGGGTGTCGGCGTGTCGGAGGCCGCGCGCGCCAAGGCGCTGTTCACGGGCTATCTGAAGCGCGATCTGCCGGCGGCGGCCGTCGCGGCGCCGTTCCGCTCGCCGTTCGGCGGGGAACCCTACATCCTCGTCAGCCCCGGCGGCGGCGGCGACGGGGTGGAACTGGTCGACTGGGTGATCCGCACCTACGAGGCCCATATCCGGCCGTTGTTCCCGGCGATCATCGTGCTCGGCCCGTTCATGGACCCAGAACGGCAGGCCGCCTTCGCCGAGCGCGCGGCGAAGGTACGTGATTTGCACCTCATCACCTTCACGCCGCAGATCGAATCCATCATGGCGCAGGCCACCGCCATCGTCGGGATGGGCGGATACAACGTGTTCTGCGAGATCCTGTCGTTCGACAAGCCGACATTGCTTGTTCCGCGCGTAGTGCCGCGCCGGGAGCAGGCGATCCGCGCCTCGCTCGCCACCGAGGCCGGGCTCGCCCGTGTGCTGCCGATCGACTTCTACCCGGATGTCCACGCCATGGCGGACGCGCTCGCCAGCCTGCCTGGCCAGCCGCCCCCCTCGATGGCGGGCATCCCCCACCTTCTCGGTGGGCTCGACGTCATCAACGGGCGTGTGAAGGACATCCTTTCCACCCGCCAGGGGCCGCGCCTCGTGGCGGCGGCCGGCTGA
- a CDS encoding glycosyltransferase family 4 protein — MGRIAIVVKGYPRLSETFVAQEIRGLERRGIEVLIVSLRRPTDGAVHPIHREIEADVLYLPEYLHDDPPRVAAGRAYAQALPTYAAMHAAFETDLARDRSASRWRRLGQACVLARELPADIEHLHVHFLHTPASVTRYAAMLRGLPWSFSAHAKDIWTSPAWELRDKIAGAEWGATCTGANAAYLRSLADDPAKVELVYHGLDFSRLPAPPDRSDRDGAVRILCVGRAVEKKGIDDALRALARLPAGLDWRFEHIGGGALSERLKALAERLGIADRVAWRGALAQTDVIEAYRRADIFILPCRVTRNGDRDGLPNVLMEAQSQGLACLSTEISAVPEIIEQDRTGLMVPERRPDLLAGALERLITDAELRRRLGETASRVVRERFSTDPGLDRMAALLRHRAAVAA, encoded by the coding sequence TTGGGCCGTATCGCAATCGTCGTGAAAGGCTATCCGCGGCTGTCGGAAACCTTTGTCGCCCAGGAAATCCGCGGCCTCGAACGCCGGGGCATCGAGGTGCTGATCGTCTCGCTGCGCCGCCCGACCGATGGAGCGGTGCACCCGATCCACCGCGAGATCGAGGCCGACGTTCTCTACCTGCCGGAATATCTCCACGACGATCCGCCCCGCGTCGCCGCGGGCCGGGCCTATGCGCAGGCGCTGCCGACCTACGCCGCGATGCACGCGGCCTTCGAGACCGATCTCGCCCGCGACCGTTCGGCGAGCCGCTGGCGCCGCCTCGGCCAGGCCTGCGTGCTCGCCCGTGAGCTTCCGGCGGATATCGAGCACCTGCACGTGCATTTCCTGCACACCCCCGCCTCCGTCACCCGCTACGCGGCGATGCTGCGCGGCCTGCCGTGGTCGTTCTCGGCTCACGCCAAGGACATCTGGACCTCGCCGGCGTGGGAGCTTCGCGACAAGATCGCGGGCGCGGAATGGGGCGCGACCTGCACCGGCGCAAATGCGGCCTATCTGCGCTCGCTCGCCGACGATCCCGCGAAGGTGGAACTCGTCTATCACGGGCTCGATTTCAGTCGCCTGCCGGCGCCGCCGGACCGGAGCGACCGCGACGGCGCGGTGCGCATCCTCTGCGTCGGCCGGGCTGTGGAAAAGAAGGGCATCGACGACGCGCTGCGCGCGCTCGCGCGCCTGCCGGCAGGGCTCGACTGGCGGTTCGAGCACATCGGCGGCGGGGCGCTGAGCGAACGGTTGAAGGCGCTGGCCGAACGGCTCGGCATTGCCGACCGCGTGGCATGGCGCGGCGCGCTCGCCCAGACCGACGTGATCGAGGCTTACCGGCGGGCGGACATCTTCATCCTGCCCTGCCGGGTGACCCGCAACGGCGACCGCGACGGGCTGCCGAACGTGCTGATGGAAGCCCAGTCCCAGGGCCTCGCCTGCCTCTCGACCGAGATTTCGGCGGTGCCGGAGATCATCGAGCAGGACAGGACCGGCCTGATGGTGCCGGAACGGCGGCCCGACCTTCTCGCCGGTGCGCTGGAGCGGCTCATCACGGACGCCGAATTGCGCCGGCGCCTCGGCGAGACGGCCTCCCGCGTGGTGCGCGAACGGTTCTCCACCGACCCGGGGCTCGACCGCATGGCCGCGCTCCTGCGGCACCGGGCGGCCGTGGCCGCCTGA
- a CDS encoding ABC transporter permease encodes MSSEVSATPGPRTPHYVDPRPFDPAETEILTPEQERFYQASQWSIIWMRFRRHRVAVWSGVILILFYLCVPFAGVIAPYTPSDRDNYHLYAPPQGLHLFHDGKFVGPFVYGLNARVDMDEMRWVYEVDETAVQPLRFFCSGSPYSFWGVVETRFHLVCPAEGGTFFPLGTDRLGRDIFSGLIYGARISLTVGLVGVAISIVLGMFFGGIAGFFGGFVDTAIQRLIEIMRSLPELPLWMALSAALPVTWSPVLIYLGITVILGLLDWPSLARAVRSKLLALREEDYARAAVMMGASPRRIILRHLLPGFTSHIIASATLAIPGMILGETALSFLGLGLRRPAVSWGVMLNEAQNITAVTVYPWLMAPTIPVIIVVLAFNFLGDGMRDAADPYK; translated from the coding sequence ATGAGTTCCGAAGTGTCCGCGACGCCCGGGCCGCGCACGCCCCACTATGTCGATCCGCGTCCGTTCGATCCGGCGGAGACGGAGATTCTGACGCCGGAGCAGGAGCGCTTCTATCAGGCATCGCAGTGGAGCATCATCTGGATGCGCTTCCGCCGCCACCGCGTGGCGGTGTGGTCGGGCGTCATCCTGATCCTGTTCTATCTGTGCGTGCCGTTCGCCGGCGTGATCGCGCCCTATACCCCGAGCGACCGCGACAACTATCATCTCTATGCGCCGCCGCAGGGCCTGCACCTGTTCCACGACGGCAAATTCGTCGGCCCCTTCGTCTACGGGCTGAACGCGCGCGTCGACATGGACGAGATGCGGTGGGTCTACGAGGTCGACGAGACCGCCGTGCAGCCGCTGCGCTTCTTCTGTTCCGGCAGCCCCTATTCGTTCTGGGGCGTAGTCGAAACCCGCTTCCATCTCGTCTGCCCGGCAGAGGGCGGCACGTTCTTTCCGCTCGGCACCGACCGTCTCGGGCGCGACATCTTCTCCGGCCTCATCTACGGCGCGCGGATTTCGCTCACGGTGGGCCTCGTCGGCGTCGCCATCTCCATCGTGCTCGGCATGTTCTTTGGCGGCATCGCTGGGTTCTTCGGCGGCTTCGTCGACACCGCCATCCAGCGCCTGATCGAGATCATGCGCTCGCTTCCCGAACTGCCGTTGTGGATGGCGCTGTCGGCCGCCCTGCCGGTGACGTGGAGCCCTGTGCTGATCTATCTCGGCATCACCGTGATCCTCGGGCTGCTCGACTGGCCGAGCCTTGCGCGCGCGGTACGCTCCAAGCTGCTCGCGCTGCGTGAGGAGGACTATGCCCGCGCGGCCGTGATGATGGGGGCCTCGCCGCGGCGCATCATCTTGCGCCACCTGCTGCCGGGTTTCACCAGCCACATCATCGCCTCGGCCACGCTGGCGATCCCCGGCATGATCCTCGGCGAGACGGCTCTGTCGTTCCTGGGTCTCGGCCTGCGGCGCCCTGCGGTGAGCTGGGGCGTGATGCTGAACGAGGCGCAGAACATCACGGCGGTGACCGTCTATCCGTGGCTGATGGCGCCGACGATCCCCGTCATCATCGTCGTGCTCGCCTTCAACTTCCTCGGCGACGGCATGCGGGACGCGGCCGACCCTTACAAGTAG
- a CDS encoding arsenic transporter, whose translation MALDPALFGAETLTVGRTTLAAWTIAAVATAGVIVRPWRLPEAIWAAAGALLLVLLGLLPADDALAGILKGTDVYLFLIGMMVLAELARQEKLFDWLATVAVRHAKGSGRRLFALVYGVGIVVTVFLSNDATAVVLTPAVYAAARAAGAPALPYLFVCAFIANAASFVLPISNPANLVIFGDRMPPLATWLATFTLPSIAAIALTYIALRLMLRRSIPATLAATVPETRLTREGRLAAIGIGCTALVLIAASALGWELGLPTFLAGIGTATAILAVGGRSPLPVLRHVSWSVLPLVAGLFVLVEALQKTGVIGLLAGVVAHFAAESIAWTAAGAAVAVAVASNLMNNLPVGLIAGSTAAAVGLHDHIAGAVLIAVDLGPNLSVTGSLATILWLTALRREGEHVGAWQFLKLGLVVMPPALAGALLAHALTAP comes from the coding sequence ATGGCCCTCGATCCGGCACTATTCGGCGCGGAGACCCTGACGGTCGGCCGCACCACCCTCGCGGCCTGGACCATCGCCGCCGTGGCGACGGCGGGCGTGATCGTCCGTCCCTGGCGACTGCCCGAGGCGATCTGGGCCGCCGCCGGGGCGCTGCTTTTGGTGCTGCTCGGCCTTCTGCCCGCCGACGACGCGCTCGCCGGCATCCTCAAGGGCACGGACGTCTACCTGTTCCTGATCGGCATGATGGTGCTGGCGGAACTGGCGCGGCAGGAGAAGCTGTTCGACTGGCTAGCGACCGTCGCGGTGCGCCACGCCAAAGGCTCCGGGCGCCGGCTGTTCGCCCTCGTCTACGGCGTCGGCATCGTGGTGACGGTGTTCCTCTCGAACGACGCGACGGCCGTGGTGCTGACGCCGGCGGTCTATGCGGCCGCGCGGGCGGCCGGCGCGCCGGCACTGCCCTATCTGTTCGTCTGCGCGTTCATCGCCAATGCGGCGAGCTTCGTGCTGCCGATCTCCAACCCGGCGAACCTCGTCATCTTCGGCGACCGGATGCCGCCGCTCGCCACATGGCTCGCGACCTTCACCCTGCCCTCGATCGCCGCGATCGCGCTCACCTATATCGCGCTGCGGCTGATGCTGAGGCGCAGCATTCCCGCCACGCTGGCGGCGACGGTGCCGGAAACCCGGCTGACGCGCGAAGGCCGGCTGGCGGCGATCGGCATCGGCTGCACGGCGCTCGTGCTCATCGCCGCGTCCGCCCTGGGCTGGGAACTCGGCCTGCCCACCTTCCTCGCCGGCATCGGCACCGCCACGGCGATCCTCGCGGTCGGCGGGCGCTCGCCGCTGCCGGTGCTCAGGCATGTCTCCTGGAGCGTTCTGCCGCTGGTGGCCGGGCTGTTCGTGCTGGTCGAGGCCCTGCAGAAGACCGGCGTGATCGGACTTCTGGCGGGCGTCGTCGCGCATTTCGCGGCCGAATCGATCGCATGGACGGCGGCGGGAGCGGCGGTCGCCGTCGCCGTCGCGTCGAACCTGATGAACAACCTGCCGGTCGGCCTGATCGCCGGCTCGACGGCCGCGGCGGTGGGGCTGCACGATCACATCGCCGGCGCGGTGCTGATCGCTGTCGATCTCGGCCCGAACCTGTCGGTGACGGGCTCGCTCGCGACCATCCTCTGGCTCACCGCGCTCCGGCGCGAAGGCGAGCACGTCGGCGCGTGGCAGTTCCTGAAACTCGGCCTCGTGGTGATGCCGCCGGCACTCGCCGGCGCGCTCCTCGCCCACGCGCTGACCGCTCCCTGA
- a CDS encoding glycosyltransferase family protein produces the protein MKALIHVQHLLGTGHAVRAAAIGRALAEAGVAVTLVTGNRLPPTLDTGGLAIERLAPARAADASFARILNEAGAPIGDAWRAERTRVLTAIAQRVAPDILVTETFPFGRRQFAFELEPLIETVRAARSGALVASSVRDILVRKEDLAKERAMAETAARLYDLVLVHADPSFVRLEDSFPFAGEIADLIRYTGFVHTPSALEPAGEDGRDEVVVSCGGGPVGGRLIEAALGARALSRRAGDATWRILVGHEHGGAMLRALQARAGAGTIVEPARPDFARILHRARLSVSQAGYNTVLDVLSAGCAAVLVPFAEGRETEQSQRAQLLAARGRATVLEEAAVDASSLAAACDAAIAAGRPPATTVDTEGALHSAAILIEAARKPR, from the coding sequence ATGAAGGCGCTCATCCACGTCCAGCACCTGCTCGGCACCGGACACGCGGTCCGCGCGGCGGCCATCGGCCGGGCGTTGGCCGAGGCCGGCGTCGCCGTCACCCTCGTCACCGGCAACCGCCTGCCGCCGACGCTCGACACCGGCGGCCTCGCCATCGAGCGGCTTGCGCCGGCCCGCGCGGCCGACGCGAGCTTCGCCCGCATCCTGAACGAGGCCGGCGCGCCCATCGGCGATGCGTGGCGGGCCGAACGGACCCGCGTGCTCACCGCCATCGCCCAAAGGGTCGCGCCGGACATCCTCGTGACCGAGACCTTTCCGTTCGGCCGCCGGCAATTCGCCTTCGAACTGGAGCCGCTGATCGAGACCGTCCGCGCCGCCCGGAGCGGCGCGCTGGTCGCCTCGTCCGTGCGCGACATTCTGGTTCGCAAGGAGGATCTGGCCAAGGAACGCGCCATGGCCGAGACGGCGGCGAGGCTCTACGATCTGGTGCTGGTGCACGCCGATCCGTCGTTCGTCCGCCTCGAAGACAGCTTTCCGTTCGCCGGCGAGATCGCGGACCTGATCCGCTACACCGGTTTCGTTCACACGCCTTCGGCGCTGGAACCGGCGGGTGAGGACGGCCGCGACGAGGTGGTGGTCTCGTGCGGCGGCGGGCCGGTGGGCGGGCGGCTGATCGAGGCCGCGCTCGGCGCGCGCGCGCTTTCCCGGCGGGCCGGAGATGCGACGTGGCGCATTCTCGTCGGCCATGAACACGGCGGGGCGATGCTCCGGGCGCTTCAGGCGCGGGCCGGCGCCGGCACGATCGTCGAACCGGCGCGGCCGGACTTCGCGCGGATACTCCACCGGGCTCGGCTCTCGGTCAGCCAGGCCGGCTACAACACCGTGCTCGATGTGCTCTCTGCCGGCTGCGCCGCGGTTCTGGTGCCGTTCGCGGAAGGCCGGGAGACCGAACAGAGCCAGCGCGCGCAGTTGCTCGCCGCCCGCGGGCGCGCGACGGTGCTCGAAGAGGCGGCGGTCGATGCCTCCAGCCTCGCCGCCGCCTGCGATGCCGCCATCGCCGCCGGCCGCCCGCCCGCCACGACCGTGGACACCGAAGGCGCCCTTCACAGCGCCGCCATTCTGATCGAAGCCGCACGGAAGCCGAGATGA
- a CDS encoding glycosyltransferase family 4 protein, giving the protein MRIALHTPLKPLSSEVPSGDLAMARLMVRALGDLGHKTVPATSFVSWAAVPDDARDTALRAGASAEIARLLAPQAPHFDLWLTYHNYHKAPDLIGPAVAAGRRIPYAIVEASRAAKRATGPWATRFTLADGALAAADAVAAMHEGDREGLAAVVDAGRLHALPPFIDAVPFAAVPRLDADGGPVRLIAVGMMRPGDKVASYRVLANALARLEDRPWHLTIVGDGPARDEVRALFPPDRVRFAGAVPPVALPALYGDADIKVWPAINEAYGLVLLEAQAAGLPVVAGDRDGVAAIVRPGETGLLAAEGDAAGFAAALATLIDDGSLRHRMGVAARRHVLARHDLAAGRAGLTALLAGATTVHRERTARTEQLP; this is encoded by the coding sequence ATGCGCATCGCCCTTCACACGCCGCTGAAGCCGCTGTCGAGCGAGGTGCCTTCGGGCGATCTCGCCATGGCGCGGCTGATGGTGCGCGCGCTCGGCGACCTCGGCCATAAGACCGTGCCGGCGACCTCGTTCGTGTCGTGGGCGGCGGTGCCCGATGATGCGCGCGACACCGCGCTCCGCGCCGGGGCGTCGGCAGAGATCGCCCGCCTGCTCGCACCGCAGGCCCCGCATTTCGATCTCTGGCTCACCTACCACAACTATCACAAGGCGCCCGACCTGATCGGCCCCGCGGTCGCCGCCGGCCGCCGCATTCCCTATGCCATCGTCGAGGCGAGCCGGGCGGCGAAGCGGGCGACGGGACCATGGGCCACGCGCTTCACCCTCGCCGACGGCGCGCTCGCCGCGGCCGATGCAGTGGCAGCGATGCACGAGGGCGACCGGGAAGGCCTTGCCGCCGTGGTCGACGCCGGGCGTCTCCACGCCCTGCCGCCCTTCATCGATGCCGTCCCGTTCGCAGCCGTGCCCCGGTTGGATGCCGACGGCGGGCCGGTCCGGCTGATCGCGGTCGGCATGATGCGGCCGGGCGACAAGGTCGCCTCCTACCGCGTGCTCGCGAACGCGCTCGCCCGGCTGGAAGACCGGCCCTGGCACCTGACCATCGTCGGCGACGGACCGGCGCGCGACGAGGTGCGAGCCCTGTTTCCTCCCGACCGGGTGCGTTTCGCCGGTGCCGTTCCGCCGGTCGCCTTGCCGGCGCTCTACGGCGACGCGGACATCAAGGTCTGGCCGGCGATCAACGAGGCCTACGGGCTCGTGCTGCTGGAGGCGCAGGCGGCAGGGCTGCCGGTGGTCGCCGGCGACCGGGATGGCGTCGCCGCCATCGTCCGCCCCGGCGAGACCGGGCTGCTGGCTGCCGAGGGCGATGCGGCGGGCTTCGCCGCGGCGCTCGCCACTCTCATCGACGACGGAAGCCTGCGCCATCGCATGGGAGTGGCGGCGCGTCGCCATGTGCTCGCCCGCCACGACCTCGCCGCCGGACGGGCCGGGCTGACCGCCCTTCTCGCCGGCGCGACGACGGTTCACCGCGAGCGAACGGCGCGCACGGAGCAATTGCCATGA